A stretch of Corallococcus macrosporus DNA encodes these proteins:
- a CDS encoding alpha/beta fold hydrolase produces the protein MTRILPSLVAVLLFAGCGPDMASGSEPDLVSAPAALEASDRGGGASVREGSVRLSTGVTLRYVEQGRRDGPVVVFLHGYTDSHHTWDLDLPRFPRDFHLYALDQRGHGDSSRPACCYTQQAFAKDVVAFLDAMRVPRAVLVGHSMGSFIAQQVALDFPQRVKGLVLVGSAPTVAGNEVALGLKEVVDTLTDPVDPAFIHEFQASTFYAPVPESYLDTVVAESSKLPARVWQDALDGLIAEDHSARLGSIRVPTLIIGGDHDGFFSVEEQRALARAIPGSKYLLYPETGHAPHAERPQRFVHDVHQFLKRL, from the coding sequence ATGACGCGCATCCTTCCCTCCCTCGTCGCGGTGCTGCTGTTCGCCGGCTGTGGACCCGACATGGCTTCGGGTTCCGAGCCCGACCTCGTGAGTGCTCCGGCCGCGCTGGAGGCGTCCGACCGTGGGGGTGGCGCCAGCGTGCGGGAGGGTTCGGTGCGGCTGTCCACCGGCGTCACGCTCCGCTACGTGGAGCAGGGCCGCCGTGACGGGCCCGTCGTCGTCTTCCTGCACGGCTATACGGACTCGCACCACACCTGGGACCTGGACCTGCCGCGCTTCCCTCGCGACTTCCACCTCTACGCGCTGGACCAGCGCGGTCATGGGGACTCGTCCCGCCCCGCGTGTTGCTACACGCAGCAGGCGTTCGCGAAGGACGTGGTGGCGTTCCTGGACGCGATGCGCGTTCCGCGCGCCGTGCTCGTGGGCCACTCCATGGGCAGCTTCATCGCGCAGCAGGTGGCGCTGGACTTCCCCCAGCGCGTGAAGGGGCTGGTGCTCGTGGGCTCCGCGCCCACGGTGGCGGGCAATGAAGTGGCCCTGGGCCTCAAGGAGGTCGTCGACACGCTGACCGACCCCGTGGACCCCGCGTTCATCCACGAGTTCCAGGCCAGCACCTTCTACGCGCCCGTGCCGGAGTCCTATCTGGACACCGTGGTCGCGGAGAGCTCCAAGCTGCCCGCGCGCGTGTGGCAGGACGCGCTGGACGGGCTCATCGCGGAGGACCACTCCGCGCGCCTGGGCAGCATCCGCGTGCCCACGCTGATCATCGGCGGCGACCACGACGGCTTCTTCTCCGTGGAGGAGCAGCGCGCCCTCGCCCGCGCCATCCCGGGCTCGAAGTACCTGCTCTATCCGGAGACCGGCCACGCGCCGCACGCCGAGCGCCCGCAGCGCTTCGTGCACGACGTGCACCAGTTCCTCAAGCGCCTGTAG